The DNA sequence GTCACTGTCTTCTGAGAAGGGTTTATCATCTAACAGGGAGCCACCAATCCCCCCGCAATAGAGCTACTGTCCTCCCTACCAGTATTGACCTTGGTGTTGACCTTGAACTGCTGGGCTCAATGACAACAGCACTGCCAGCTGATAGATTCTGAGTGTTTCATAGTCTGCCCCAGACTAAGTTTTCCTGCATAGGCTCTAGAGTCACAGCCCCTTTTAGTCTCACAGTTCCAACTTTGTCAGGTACTtcactgtctctctatctctccacatTAGCCATCATATCGATTAGCTTGCTCTCCTCACCCCGTCACACACAGGAGTATAAACCCTCTTCCAGAGATCTCCATCCGTCTTCAGGTGGCGAATCAAGTGCTTTAGGAGATTGCTGCCCAAGATGAAGTCATCACTCTGGCCTTCAACCACCAGTGTAGGCACAGCAACTCTACATCCGtacacctccatctccagctcACATACTCCCAAAGGCCTCGTCTTCAACCCACCACAACCAACCAAGACTACCTCTGTAGGACTCAATGATGGACTTTTCAACACTCCTGCATGCAACAGTTCAGGTAAGACCCTAGAGCTCAAGGTACAAGCCATGGATCCACTGTCAAGCATAGCTCTCACTTCTACTTCTCCTCCTATTAACACCTTGGCATAGAATAAATCATCATACGGGGaaagtctctgtgtgttctgcatTATGATACTCTTCTCAGTCTCCATTTCGTCACAAACACTTTTATATACAGACTCCAAATCAACAGCTCTCACTGATGGGGACTCTACAAAAGGCCCAACACTCTCACCTTCTACATGCAGGCCTACTAGTTTTCCGGGAGCTGAGCAGTGATTACTGTAGGGACTCCACCAGCTGTGCTCAGAGCTGCAGCCTTGGGGCACTGAGAGCGTGCGTGGCCAGCTACATGACAAAGAAAGCAGAGGTGATTGGCCCTGCAGTGAAAGTAAGTATCATGTTCAGCATCCCCGCACACGTTACATGGCCCATTAGACTTCACTTTGCTCCTATTCCCTTTTTGGAACTTATGGTCAGACTGTTGTGGCCTCTGCtccagcacacgctccagcattGCAAGGATACGTTCCATCGGCTCAGCTGAGCCCTGAATAGTCTGGGCTGGGTAAGGCAACGTATTGGGTACTTCCATGTGGGTTCTCACAGCAGGCATGGTGATCGGCATGACAGCACCAACTTCCTGCTTCATTGTTGCGATGGCTGGGGTCATCTTAGATAAGTGAGAGTACAGTACCTCCGCTCCCTCCTGTATTCATCCAGCCTCTCATGAACATCTGCAGCAGTCCACTGCTGTAATGGCTTGCACTTAAAGATAAGCGACAGTTCAGCATTAGGGCAATGTCTGATAAACATGACTGTGAGCTCACGAGATGGGTCTTCAACACTTTTTTCCTGTCTCTTTAGACAATCTTCAGCAACCTCCATAGCCCTGTTCAGTCTGAGCCAATATTCAAATGGTTGTTCATCAGTCAGAGGTAATGTGGCATAAAAGTCAGCAAGGGGCAAGCTTGAAAAAACAGTGTCACTAAAATGTTGTTTCAGTATGTCAAATATGGGACTCGGGCCTTTAGATAAATCAATGGAGGGAATGCTGCGTATGCCAACTTTAACAACATCGCGGGCCCTTCCCATAAGCCTACCCATAACCTCAACTGCTTGGTCCATCACAGACACGCCCCTCTTACGCATGTAAACCATGACCATATCCTCCCACTCATGCATTGTGCACTTTTCAGAGCCATCCCCCCCGAAAGTACACCGGTTCCCTGATATCAGACTTCAATACCAGGTTCAGGCCTGACACATCCATACCCCTCGAGCTGCATACACTCCCCATCACATTGTCCCCAACATGCCCAACAATTGCCTTTGACTCCAAACAGGAGGCAATGTTCTCCCCAATGGAATGACCAATCTGCTGTACTATGTCTGCTATGAAATCCATGGAGACCTCCCCACTCCCTGTATTTGGCATAACTCTTTCATACACATCCTTGGGCATGTCCATGGGTAAACTATCATCAAAACCCTCCAGTTTGGGCATAGGTGTAGAAGTAACTGGAATTTTGGCTGAACCCCTACCAACAGATGGTGACAGATTAAATGACAGGAAACCCCTACCTCTCCCAACACCTTCCATTTTAACAATGGGAAATCAACACcctaataaaaatgtaaataggccagttggacgtactgccaaattctctaaaacgatgttggaggcggcttatggtagagaaatgcacagagaattatctggcaacagctctggtggacattcctgcagtcagcatgccaattgcacgctcactcaaaacttgagacatctgtggcattgtgttgtgtgacaagactgcatattttagagtggaattatattgtccccagcacaaggtgtacctgtgtaatgatcatactgtttaatcagcttcttgatatgccacacctgtcaggttaatggattatcttggtaaatgagaaatgctcagggatgtaaacaactttgtgcacaacatttgagagaaattagcttttttgtgcatatggaaatattcagacgacacacaattaatcttctcctttcccccttctgatgaccaggtggcgaatcgcatctctgcatgtctggcagacatatcagtgtggatgacggatcaccacctcaagctgaacctcggcaagacggagctgctcttcctcccggggaaggactgcccgttccatgatctcgccatcacggttgacaactccattgtgtcctcctcccagagcgctaagaaccttggcgtgatcctggacaacaccctgtcgttctcaactaacatcaaggcggtggcccgttcctgtaggttcatgctctacaacatccgcagagtacgaccctgcctcacacaggaagcggcgcaggtcctaatccaggcacttgtcatctcccgtctggattactgcaactcgctgttggctgggctccctgcctgtgccattaaacccctacaactcatccagaacgccgcagcctggtgttcaaccttcccaagttctctcacgtcaccccgctcctccgctctctccactggcttccagttgaagctcgcatccgctacaagaccatggtgcttgcctacggagctgtgaggggaacggcacctcagtacctccaggctctgatcaggccctacacccaaacaagggcactgcgttcatccacctctggcctgctcgcctccctaccactgaggaagtacagttcccgctcagcccagtcaaaactgttcgctgctctggctccccaatggtggaacaaactccctcacgacgccaggacagcggagtcaatcaccacctttagagacacctgaaaccccaccactttaaggaatacctaggataggataaagtaatccttctcaccccccttaaaagatttagatgcactattgtaaagtggctgttccactggatgtcataaggtgaatgcaccaatttgtaagtcgctctggataagagcgtctgctaaatgatttaaatgtaaatgtaattcagggatcttttatttcaacatGTTGCATGTTGCAACATACACTTTATATttatattgcatttatattttgttcagtgtagttcagAATCATGATAGCCTAGAGCTACTATACTCTGAAGCTCATCATCATACTCTACACAATATGACAAAGATCATACCTGAAACTGAACATATTGTGTGTGACAATGAAATTGCACACTCAATTTGCTTTGATCTTCCATCTTCAATAGGCATGTCTGGTAACATAGGTTGGCTGAAATGAAATGTAAATTAATTCAAAAGTAAAGACCTGTTGGAGTATGTCAGTGGGGTGTCTGGTAGCTAGCGGGTAAGAGTGTTGTGCAGAAAAGACgatggttcgaatccccgagccaactaggtgaaacaAATCAGTCGATGTGGCCTTGAGCAAAGTacctaaccctaattgctcctgtaggttgctctggataagagtgtctgctaaatggctaaaATGTCCAAGTCAAATGAAGAACTGTAGGCACATTTCAAATAGATTTACAGGAACATTACTGTATATTCTCTTTGTCATGTTGGGTCAGAGTTTGCTGCTCCTGGCTGTTTGTTTTTGGGAACACCAGTCGGACAGCATTCATGCATTTAGATCTCACAGACTTGAGGCCATCAGATAGGACCTCAGTCCTCAAAGCTTTCACACACTACCTTTGCCACATTTGGTTGTCGGACAGCTGAGAAGATGAGAATCTCCTGATTTTGGCCGTAGGAGGTCTCCTGTACCTCTAGAATACAGCCACagagcctttaaaaaaaaaagaatgtacGTTCAGGGAGAATTAGCCTAGCAGCCAAAGTTGACAGGAATAATTTTTTTCCAGGCAGTCTGATCCAGTCCATTACCTTGAATCTGTTTATTTAATTGTGGTTGCATTTATTTAAAAAGGGTTTGCCTTtatttaaagatgcactatgcagaaatatactggttgctaaaattgtaatagtttgcctaatttcagtttatgtggcaaAACAAGCAATATAGTGtagggaatcattgtaccatctaaaccactgtaaaatatattgtccataacccaaaatattgtattttcagctgtttgaagttgGTGTACAAAAGctaaagtaaaagatgcaaaaacaaaacttaagcaTGGGTAgaatagaaatagtgcacatagaacagatctaccgcttcttagacttgctttcaatgcgaatgacagatctataacacaaaTGTCTATGTCAATTTGGTGGAGtttcccaaaaagttacatattgcagtttTAAGCATtgagtcatgctgagaccaaggtctcttttgtAGATGAGCCCTGCATGAACACATCCATAAACAACCCTTACACGAGTATGGATatctatacacatcaattacacaatgcATGAAAAGAAAAGAAGACAACAAAAGCAAAACACAATTGTATGAAACAAACACATGCTTCAGTAAAAGGGCCCTCTAACATCTGCCTAAATTGCCCTAGAGGCACCAGCTGACAAGGGATTGCAATACAAAGCTTCCAAATATGAACCTCAAACATTAACACAGAGCCACACCACTTTGGAGATTACCCAACAAGGATGTCTACCTTTTAAAATTCCAATCAGATCATCTCATAGTATCTGGATGAAGAAATGAAGCTTGAATATGGTATGAATAATGCTATGTGTCTTTCTTTCTCAGATTTCCACTATAACTATGTTGTTTTCTTATAGTTTTGAATGGAGTGTTTATATTGATGCAGCTGTGGTTGCTGCCCAGACAAGGGCCAGAGCCATCATCAGAATCTGCCCTCAGCGCTGGTGGGAGGCCTCTCCCCTCTGATACGAGATgcctggaacacacacaaacacagacgaGGAACAGCAATGTTCCATTCCTTTACACTCCTAAAACATATGGTGCATCACAGAGAAAAACACACTACATCAGTAGCACACAGAGCAGGGAAAAAACATGGATATCACCCCAAATAGTTGTTCTCTAAAGACTCAATCAAACGTGTAGCCTATACTTTCCATACCCATTGCTGTCTCTGATTGTAAGACAGGATGTTTTATGTACAGTTTGTGCTGGTCTTTATATGCTCTTTGATACATTAGTTTTATGAGAACAAGGGTTTCTATCTAGTTATGTCTCAATTTGTATTTTGTCGGTGTATAACCGTGGCGCCATTGCACTGTACCTGTTCCTCCAGGTCAACAATGTGCTGCAGATGCTTATCAATCAATCTGTCCCGGGTCATAACTTCCAAGGTTAGGTCAGCCAGACGTCTGGACTGAGTGTCCACTAACACCTAAAGCACACACGCATTGATAGACAGATGTAAGTTCGGACCAAATACAGAACAGCGGAAATACATTCATGAAACACCTGGAGGTGATTATCAATTGAAAGGCATAATATTCTAATTTTCTTCTTTTAGACTCATTAGCTGAAAAAAAACAGAGAAATGGTGactagggaggagagaaggagcatGTTATATAGTTAGAAATGTGTAATAGCTCACCTTCATCAGGTTCATATTAAGCTGCTTTTCCATCCTTAGAACTGGCTTGGTTATGCTCTGCACCCTCTCCAGGACACGGCACATCCTGAGCTCCAAGGCACCTTGCTCGGCCAATAAAGTCTCCAGTCCCAGCTGCACGTCCTGGGCTGCATTCTCCAGCCTGTCGCTCTGTGCTGTCATCATCTGGAGGTTCTTCGTCACCTGCCTGTGGGTCCTTCCTACCTGCACACCTTGCTCTCGTAGCCTCTCCACAGCCTGGGTGTCTCCCATCAGCTCCTCTGACACTTGGTCGCCCTGCCTCTCCATCCTCCAGGCACTCTCCTGCACCCCCTGGAGCAGTTGGAGCAGCCCCACAGAGAGCACCTGTATCTGGCCCACAGGAACCTGGCCACCCCCCTCTATGGAGGGTTTGCCTGGTGGTGGGGAGCGCCATGCCAGACTGAGGCCCACCAGGCAGATGGACAGCTGTAACACCCGGCTCACCCTCATGGCCTGTTATGGAGAGATCCCCTTCAACTCAGTCTAGAACGAGAAAGTATCTTATTGTAGATAAATGTGGTTGTGGATCCAGTAAGCTGATGCCTTTATACCCAGAACCTGTTTGATCTTGATCAGATGGCAATCAGGAAAATTCAGGTCTGATGAGATCTCACAGAATTCTGGGTGTACTGCAGGTCTGTCCTGAGGAGGTGTGGAGCTCAGACTGATGttggatagagagatgaggagagggaggggctggaAAGAGACAGTGGGTGTTCCCAGACTGACACCAGCCTTGCAGCCAAACAGCCCCATTGACTCAAATAGTTTATAATTCACTGGAATGATCAGTTCCATTAATAACCATTGCCACTACTAAAGATGAGTCATACAGTCCCTCCCTTCAGAGGAGTGACAAACTGTTAAATAAATCTGCTTTGAATTTACATAAAATGTGGTTACTTATTCAATTTGAATCGGACATTTACAGACTCTAATAATCAAAACGTAGGTGCAATTTGGGAAACATTTGAGAAATTACAAAATCTTTCTTGGCCTTAGTTTTATTGATGGAAGTGAAGCAAGGGTTATATCTGCTGGCCATCTGTGGTGGTGCAGACACATACAGAATGCTGAAGGTGTTAccattatttgtgtgtgtggtgtggactTTTGTCAAACCTCTGTGTAATCTAACAAGTGTGTCAGTGGCTAGGTTTGTTTGCGTCACGTTTATTTTTTCGTCCGTGATGACGTAATGCACAGAAAAAATAATTTTgctgttaaattcccatgtaccgaataaaaaatacaatgacattggtttccatcgcattttcaaatCTACTGATCGTTTTGTGACAAAAGATGTTGGGTTATAGCAAATGTGCCCACTCGCGTCTTTGCACGTGCGCTccagccaacagctcgcagatacagtagATGCAGGTAGGCTACATACATAATGATATTcatattatggacaaaagagcgaAAGCATgaagtttattaggctacagattaaataaataaataaataaacttcacagggtggtgaaagtgcacgtgATCTTGATGCTGCTTTCCAGtaaatattgtaatgaaacaggaagggagcaggtctcgaaccctcgaccttctagcccgatgtccggcgcgctatcgaaaaagcatgctcgtgcggcagggtcgattataaacccagggtcgttacactatCGAATGTCTGATTCTAGTGatatgatgatcgatgcttgactgccttTTGACGAACACAAATATTCTCACATTTATTAACAATAATCGCATCATGTAGTTTAGTCTACCCTCACAGCCTAGtttctgcgagctgttggctagaacGCACGTTCAAACACCTGAGTAGGCACATTCACTATTTAACGCAAAAAACGTGACATcactatagaaacacattgaaaaatacattttgtgtgcactacgtcTACGTAGAGACACACTGAtttttatccacaacaagtccgtttggtggaaacaccactGGTGTGAAAATGTTCATATTTTCTTTATGCGGAATTTTTAATATCCTAGCTACTAACACAAAAATATCAACTCATAATCTCATCCCGAGACCGGTGTAGTAAAAAAACTCATAATAATCAGCTCCCATTCAGCCAGCGGATAAAACCGCTTTGCCAAGGCCACACTCCTTTTATGACACGTTAATATATTTCCGCCTATTGAGACCTGGGCTTCCTACTTTACTCCTAACATTACTGTCCTTTACTTTCGTTGAAAAATATCCTCAAACATTCGCTTATCAGAATGTCCTTGATTTGCTGGTAGGGAAGAATTAGGGAAATTATTTTAAAGTTGTGTGCTCACTATTAGTAAGGGGAAACCTGGGGAAGTTGTaacatattttgtatttttatctATTATAGATCTGTTTGAATTGGTGATAATATGTAGTGGCTGTTTATTTGCCCTCAGCATGCATTTTTTCACCATTCTGAATGTCTACAGCAGGGATCCTCAACTATATTCAGCTGCAGGCTATTTTTTCTTGAGCAGATGGTCGGGGCCGGAACAcaataaaaaacatatttttacattTCAAATTTACCACAAGAAGcctaaacagatataatatttgactataaacataatcatttcaaaccttaaTTAAATTGGAGGACATTGCCCCgcgtagggtgccgtctttcggatgggacgttaaaatgGGTGTCATGACTCTGTGGTCATTCaaaatcccatggcacttattgtaagagtagcgGTGTTCACCCCAGtcatggctaaattcccaatctggtcaCATttcatcatggccacctaatcatccccctcattcctaattggcatatattacacctcacctctccacctgaTAGCTGATGTGTGGTTCTGGCACAAAAATGGTCGCCGTGTATCACTGAGGTGGGTGCTACACATTGAGGTGAGTTTCCCCCTACTATGTAAAGCACTTTGGGTACCTCAGTTGGTAGAAAAGCGCTATATAAATCTAACCaataattatttattattattagtataccATCACtctatgtgtgggaatacttcaGAACAGATGTCCAAATTTAAAATCACTTGGCGCTGATTTcctgtttttttttaattgttgTTGTctttttatgtccaacaataaaaaattaaaatgatacataattttttatttttttgctcagCATACTTGGGGGTAAAAACCAGTTGGGGAACACAGGTCCAAAGAATCCATGTGTACTTCTGAAATATGTACACAGAAATACTATGGTAGCGATTTGACACAATTACAATCATGGTCTTGAATTGGACTCCATTTTTATGGTGTCTGTCTTGACTCGGTCTCAGACAGCTcacccccctctggtcttggtctCGACTCGGATTCGATTTGCTCCAGTTTTAATCTTGAATCGGTCTCACTTTAGGTGGCCTCGAACACAACCAcgggtgtttgtttacaattgctttgtttacaaacaatggagtaaaacaaTCTTATATTTTGGGTTATTTTGGGTattggggtacgacagttgaactcaACTCATGAGGCGTTTAtaaattatattcttcaagaatcaatgggtacataccTATGGATACATACCAAAAATGGATGGAGCAGCTATAGGTTGACACTTGGTATTTATGTTccaccagaaagagagagaaagagagagaacatggcTTCCCACACACAGAGCAATGCTGAAAGAGCTGCTTGTGTAACTGGGGGGACAGACCAACAAACCTCTCTTTGAATTGTTGTGGAGTAACAACAAATGGCACAACTCATAAAGCCTGATTTATAGAGGAGTGAAAGGCGTCAGTCTCTGCCCACCGCTTCCTCCTGTCGCATTCAGCTCCAAAGAGGAGAATTGTGTACATGCAATCCAGAACTTTCATTTACAAGGGAATCATTCTATCACCAGAAGAGAAAGTGCTAATAGGCAAATTAACGTGAGTCTAGAATTCTTGTTGTTATACCTATATACATTTTCCAGAATATAACAATGCAACAATGTCTTTTGTCCGCTGTCGCATCTGGCGACAGAGATCAAGAACGAGACCAATGGTTTTGATAAGTTAATGTAATTGTGTCTTTATTGGAGGACCTCTAGGGTCCCAGGAGTCAGAAGTCAGGGATCAGAGTGTGTGAATGGAGCTGCTGGGAGAAAGTTCTCAGATGTTTAACATGCTCGTATTACATTTGTGATCAGACTTAAGAGCTCCTTGGGCTATATGTCCTCACACCACTGCTCTCTTGAGAGAGGCTTAGACAGGGTAGACCCGTGTGAGAGAAGAATACTAAGACCACCCTCCACATGGAGAGAGACCAAATCAGGTCACGCTACATGCTACACTAAAGAATAGGATCGGACTCTGAGCAGACCATAGTGGACTATTTGACGAGACAAACTTATACTGGGAAAAAGATCAGAAGGGACAAACCTACTATAATATATTGTATTTGGGGAGTGGGACAAGATCTGATCATTAGGCAATGATGCCTGCCTGGAGTTAAACCATGAACTGAATTGACTTGGCTGCACCTCTGGAGACTGCATTTGATTACTATAaggtttactctctctctctctctctctctctctctctctctctctctctctctctctctctctctctctctctctctctctctctctctctctctctctctattatggATGTGATTCTGAAGGTGACTAGTTTGATTATATTTCAGAAAAAGACAGATCAGAAAGATCTTGACCCTTATTATTAACTTTCAGAGTAAATCATAATCGACTTCAGTGACGTCTTTTGGTGCTGTTAAAAACTTCTCTATCCTGACTCTCTTTAGGTGGGGGTAGGGAATGTCAGATTTCATGCAGTCAGtgaaaaacacaggaaatagattaATTCAGTGTGTCAGACACGCAGGAAGTGAATAGGGGGAACAAATTTAGAAGGAGAGAAATGGTAGTACTTGATTATGTATAGTTGGATGGATAGATGAGGaacctatgagagagagagagaaagaggggtggtaTTACTGTAATCTCTCTGATCACACTCACCCTCAAGTTGCCTTGGTCACTCAATCTCCCCCCATCTATGGGCAGTCACTGACTCCCGCCCCCGGGGCTGCCCTGACCAGACCCTCTAGTTGGGAAGGGGGACGTGAGGGGCAGGGAAGGGGGCAGGTCGGCATTTattgtcatcagtcatcagtctccACAGCTGGCACAGCTACAAAGTATTACAATTGGATttgaaacctaaccttaaccatactgctaaccctaatgcctaaccttaaattaagaccaaaaagttcatttttgttttcatacatttttacaatacCAATTTGACTTTGCAGCTGTCCCATCTAGCGAACAtcactcagttctgcctccagtgCAAGATTCATGACAGTAAACGTCAATCTACGGGAAAGGGGCTCTGAGAAGCTGGACGAGGACAAACGGGCATGAAACAAAGGATCACATGCCGAGATCACGACAGGCATGTGGAGCAGGGTGACGTCTCCCGGAGCTGAACATGTAAGGAGAGATCTCAAGCATGGGAGAATCTAGGTGTTATTGTAGTGTGATTCCCATTAAACAAGCTCCAACTCTCACACACCGATAGCACAGCTAGCAGAGGATTGCAGTCCTGAACAGGAGTCCCAACAAGTTACCGTAAAGCTTGTACAATCCCCCTATAGTTCAGCGATTGCTCAATTAGACTGAGGGAGTGAGAGCTGTGAATTTATGAGCCATATTATTTACGTGCCATGAGCAGCTGGGATGAGTGACCGGTCTGCTAGGCAGCTGTGGAGTGTCACAGAACATAAATCATCACAGATTGGCTGACGAGTTTATTTATTCACTGTTGGCACCAGTGATTGTTGTTCATAGAGGAACAACAATAATTACATTTATCCAACTCTAAATATTAATCATTTTCAGATGTATTATACAAGTGAGagagctttttatttatttaacccttattttgccaggtaaattgactgagaacacattctcatttacagtgacgacctggggaatagttacacgaagaggaagggggatgaatgagccaattggaagctggggatgatgaggtggccatgatggtacgaggaccagattgggaatttaggcAGGAGACCAGCGTTAACACCCCTACTTTTACGATAAATTCAGTGGGatttttagtgaccacagagagtcaggacacccgttttaacgtcccatccgaaagacgagACAGTTTAATATCCAAATGTAACATGTAAGCATTATGCAGACAGTGAGCGACTTGCAACTGGTCTTGTGAGTAAAGTGTTGACATGACTATGACCACCCTTACAGAGACACGACTGTGTTTCCAGCATATAATTGCCCAAACCCTAGCGCAAAAACAGTGTTTGAAATGTATCCCTAATCAGTTTGAGGCCCTAACAGATCATGACATAAGTGAGTCCGTTCTATCAGACCTATCCCACAGGGTCAAGTCCCCACACGCCGTGTGTACTTTTCTCACCAGAAGACCCAATctatgaaagtgtgtgtgtgtgcatgtgctcaTGTGTGACCTTTTGACTTTACAGGTATTTGCGCTTGAGAGTGTACTATTCTATCAACCATGTCATCAGTGTCAGCATACAGTAGATAGTCTAAGGAAACATAAGTCTATTTATTCCCTTCTCACAACCCTGCCTTTATTGCTCTTACCTtcctcttcccgtctctctctaaCGAGCAGCCCTATGACCTGCTGCTGGGAACATGTGTTCCCACGAGGGGTTTGTGCTTCTCATTAAATTCTGGAGGTGGCGCTCACATGCACGGTCCTCCGTCAGGACCAATAAAAatacaaggggagagagagccaAGGTCTCTGCCTGGGGCTGCTCTAACAGGTTACACAGCCTCTCTGCTCACATGGGAATGCCAGAGAGATCGAGACAGGCACAAGGCGTTTGGCTGGATACGACATGTGAGATATTGCTGGTACGTGGGGATGTTTTGAACAACAGTGTACCTGGACTGGTAtgtgtgggactgtgtgtgttCTGAGCTTTTTCTTTGACTATTCAACACTTTTCTAGCTTGCAGCTGATCTCCCTCACACCTGCTGTGAGATTATGGGGTCTTTGACATCAAATCACAGGCTAATCATTAACAGCTATCAGTAGCATGTCATCTTTTTATTTCTGAGGCTTAGCAGTTAATGAGGGAATACCCAACATTAAACAGAGCatgggagagtggagggagggagggggagggagggggaaagcaacgtgagagaggaaggagatggagaaggagagggaggacagaagcaAAAGAGGAGGGTCGCAGGTTTTTCTGATACTAAAGCAGTGTGGAGTTCTCCTTTgttgtggctgtgtgtgtctctggcatGCTGATTTGTGACTAATTTGTGAAAATCACATTGCCAGGGATACCACACTGCCATGGCCTTGGCGTCTGTGACAGTAGCTGGAGGAGACTCATCTGACGCAAGAAACATCcgagctgtgtgtttgtgtgcagagCTTATTTGACTAGTGAACAGCAAGTGTTTTCAAATTGTTCAAGCTGGCCAAGTTCTTCACCTGAACAGAGACTGGGTAAAATAATGGAGCTAGCCTAACCTATCGGACTGACGAATCACATAGAAAGTCAGAATGCTGGAGAACAAAATAGCGCATCTTCTGTG is a window from the Oncorhynchus keta strain PuntledgeMale-10-30-2019 chromosome 6, Oket_V2, whole genome shotgun sequence genome containing:
- the LOC118385673 gene encoding uncharacterized protein LOC118385673, which produces MRVSRVLQLSICLVGLSLAWRSPPPGKPSIEGGGQVPVGQIQVLSVGLLQLLQGVQESAWRMERQGDQVSEELMGDTQAVERLREQGVQVGRTHRQVTKNLQMMTAQSDRLENAAQDVQLGLETLLAEQGALELRMCRVLERVQSITKPVLRMEKQLNMNLMKVLVDTQSRRLADLTLEVMTRDRLIDKHLQHIVDLEEQASRIRGERPPTSAEGRF